The Lewinellaceae bacterium genome has a segment encoding these proteins:
- a CDS encoding OmpA family protein: protein MKLTLKFFILLFIPLALSSCVTKKKYLDLENQFEVANKDLGKCGESLSDYMNRLAACDQDRATLKSTLKIREEQVNDLKFLIEDLKKQRDMQAGHVEGLTTLSQSASDNIKETLAQLEGKDKYIRFIQAAKTRADSINLALAINLKGVLQKGIEDEDVEVKVDKTVVFINLSDKMLYQSGSADITPRANEVLGKIAQIIDSRPDLEVMVEGYTDNVPIKNDCLQDNWDLSVKRATSVVRVLQGKFNIDPNRLIAAGRGQYNVLASNDTAEGRATNRRTRIIIMPKLNQFYDLLNPEKAPK, encoded by the coding sequence ATGAAATTAACATTAAAATTTTTTATTCTTCTTTTCATACCTCTCGCACTGTCATCCTGTGTGACCAAAAAAAAGTACCTCGATTTGGAAAATCAATTTGAGGTGGCCAATAAAGACCTGGGGAAATGTGGAGAAAGCTTGAGTGATTATATGAATCGTTTGGCTGCATGTGATCAGGATAGGGCTACACTGAAAAGTACCCTCAAAATTAGGGAAGAACAAGTCAACGATTTAAAATTCCTGATCGAAGACCTGAAAAAACAACGTGACATGCAGGCAGGGCATGTAGAAGGATTGACCACTCTGTCACAATCAGCCAGTGACAACATTAAGGAAACCCTAGCCCAGTTGGAAGGAAAGGACAAATACATCCGATTCATCCAGGCGGCCAAAACACGGGCTGACTCCATCAACCTTGCCCTGGCCATCAACCTGAAAGGAGTGCTTCAGAAAGGCATCGAAGACGAAGATGTGGAAGTCAAAGTGGATAAGACGGTCGTATTCATCAACCTTTCCGATAAGATGCTCTACCAAAGCGGCAGTGCCGATATCACACCACGAGCCAATGAAGTACTAGGGAAAATTGCACAAATCATCGATTCCCGCCCCGATCTTGAAGTCATGGTGGAAGGATATACCGATAATGTGCCGATTAAAAACGACTGCCTTCAGGACAACTGGGACCTCAGTGTTAAACGAGCCACTTCAGTGGTTAGAGTTTTACAGGGTAAATTCAATATCGATCCAAACAGGCTGATCGCCGCGGGACGCGGACAATACAATGTGCTCGCTTCCAACGATACTGCCGAAGGCCGTGCCACTAACCGCCGGACCAGGATCATCATTATGCCTAAACTCAACCAGTTTTACGACCTGTTGAACCCGGAAAAGGCACCCAAATAA
- a CDS encoding YqaJ viral recombinase family protein, with protein MNRNYITPLSPEWYSARSGKFTASGFGNLMTAAKGEGFSNAAMQYIYEKAREKISGGNVKSLITKPMKWGTRMEAPALTVLERYLGMKIQECGLLIHPRVPEAGATPDALVLDDSGNEYALVEVKCPYNQKVHLKYYNTIKSGETLKRIVPGYYWQIQGSLWVFDLERCYFVSFDPRRLDEKRLLIAEIKRDEKDIARLEKMVLTAIETRDERIKAIRKG; from the coding sequence ATGAACCGAAACTACATCACCCCTTTATCTCCAGAGTGGTATAGCGCGCGCTCCGGGAAATTCACTGCCTCTGGATTTGGTAATTTAATGACCGCTGCCAAAGGGGAAGGTTTTTCCAATGCTGCAATGCAATACATTTATGAAAAAGCCAGGGAGAAGATTTCAGGAGGAAATGTAAAATCGTTGATCACCAAACCGATGAAATGGGGCACTCGTATGGAAGCCCCCGCCCTTACCGTCCTGGAGCGTTATCTGGGAATGAAGATCCAGGAATGTGGACTGCTCATTCACCCCCGGGTGCCTGAAGCCGGCGCAACGCCTGATGCCCTGGTTTTGGATGATTCCGGAAACGAATATGCCCTCGTGGAAGTAAAATGTCCTTACAATCAAAAGGTACACCTCAAATATTACAACACGATAAAATCGGGAGAAACCTTAAAAAGAATAGTGCCGGGCTATTATTGGCAGATTCAGGGTTCGCTTTGGGTTTTTGATTTGGAACGGTGTTATTTTGTGTCCTTTGATCCCCGACGGCTGGATGAAAAACGCTTGTTGATAGCGGAAATAAAGCGGGATGAAAAGGATATTGCCCGGTTGGAAAAAATGGTTTTGACGGCCATTGAAACCAGGGATGAACGAATAAAGGCTATCCGAAAAGGTTGA
- a CDS encoding Crp/Fnr family transcriptional regulator, with the protein MRDIDICYHCKHKSPAAGKLERDELKMLGGSCNQVVFRKRERILVQNSLSFNIVYIREGLVKVHMVGPEREQILKIAKGPCYLGIPATVGGKVTPYSVTCISETSVCFIGADIFKEFIHQNGAFAYEIILELCRDELFNFNKCINQAQKQGNGKIAEALLFFSENIFESDHYEIPLTRTELGDLTGTSRETVSRILSDFDLHQIIKIDKKHISILNKEQLERISETG; encoded by the coding sequence ATGAGGGATATAGATATTTGTTATCATTGCAAACATAAATCACCGGCAGCAGGCAAACTTGAACGAGATGAACTTAAAATGCTCGGCGGCAGTTGCAACCAGGTTGTTTTTCGGAAAAGGGAAAGGATTTTGGTCCAGAATTCGCTTTCATTTAACATTGTTTACATCAGGGAAGGCCTGGTTAAAGTCCATATGGTGGGCCCGGAGCGGGAGCAAATCCTTAAAATTGCCAAGGGGCCCTGTTACCTGGGCATACCGGCCACGGTAGGAGGGAAAGTCACCCCCTACTCAGTGACCTGCATTTCAGAAACCAGCGTTTGTTTTATCGGGGCTGACATCTTCAAGGAATTCATCCATCAGAACGGGGCATTTGCCTACGAGATTATTTTAGAGCTCTGCAGGGATGAATTATTCAATTTCAATAAGTGCATCAACCAGGCTCAAAAACAAGGAAACGGCAAAATTGCCGAAGCTTTACTATTCTTCTCCGAAAACATCTTTGAAAGTGACCATTATGAAATCCCTCTAACCAGGACTGAATTGGGTGACCTCACGGGAACTTCCAGGGAGACGGTATCGCGGATACTCTCAGATTTTGACCTACACCAAATTATTAAAATCGATAAAAAGCACATTTCTATTCTCAACAAAGAACAACTTGAGCGGATTTCGGAAACCGGATAA
- a CDS encoding M56 family metallopeptidase — protein sequence MMFYLFHVTILVSASYFFYKVFLQRETFFQLNRWVLTGSIVLAFSLPFLQIPQEWSLRSGKETVFAFEGKNKATSPKPDLKLPQLNVKEKSKTPSNAMEKVPQKNISMKKTAVVERGDSLVKASSPAPYTSVPKKWKISWITLVQYLYLTGLVVFLMNFLIQLGILLYKKYRLPYILDGKIRIVELRGDEAPYSFMGSIFINPEKYDWETYEQILEHEKIHVRQGHSIDIILAEIMVVVQWFNPFAWFHRKALADNLEYITDKQMLHKGTNRESYQMNLLRVAVPQHALHLTNNYNQSILKKRIFMMNSKKSSYRSSWKYLFLIPLFGFSVATLNAIKTAETSNQLSAKIPQADAFQSVDQIPGLHTTPENNPKPVTARSIAEQYNLSLDRFSTGHWTAKIKNTEVCFTFKAPSEDFNGNWKKSTCFKASEFTPSLTNTLNSFKLEREAGSISFKGIFTGKEGEGTYAFTENETFKAYLKEEGYLGDDEDFLFHCFFGNINKAYLAYLKKEKFDFDGDDLLALGHFEMKQEVLEKNYETFSGFGFKKPTLEDLMTIQIHEIKPEYVKSLQKLGLTDLDWEEVAALSIHDVTPAYVKSLQDEGFTNLSTEEVVAFAIHDVKPEDIKAFKNMGFRDMTPEDIVAASIHDVTPEYLASFEKEGLGKLSMEEITQFAIHDVKPEDIKAFKNMGFRDMTPEDIVAASIHDVTPEYLASFEKEGLGKLSMEEITQFAIHDVKPEDIKAFKNMGFRDMTPEDIVAASIHDVTPEYLASFEKEGLGKLSMEEITQFAIHDVKPENIKAFQNMGFRDMTPEDIVAASIHDVTPEYLASFEKEGLGKLSMEEITQFAIHDVKPENIKAFQNMGFRDMTPEDIVAATIFDITPEYLASFEKEGMGKMSMEEITQFSIHDVKPSDIKKFKSLGFKNLSAEDIIMATIHDVTPEYISSIKALGFKEATMEEFVQAKIHDITAEYIKQKQTEGKKGLSLEKYIELKIHPMD from the coding sequence ATGATGTTTTACTTATTCCATGTGACCATTCTGGTTTCCGCTTCCTATTTTTTTTATAAAGTCTTTCTTCAAAGGGAAACTTTTTTTCAACTGAACCGATGGGTGCTTACCGGGAGCATTGTTTTAGCCTTTTCGCTGCCATTTTTACAGATCCCTCAGGAATGGTCTTTGAGATCGGGGAAGGAAACCGTTTTTGCATTTGAAGGCAAAAACAAGGCAACCAGTCCGAAACCGGACCTCAAGTTGCCTCAGCTGAATGTCAAAGAAAAATCAAAAACACCTTCCAACGCCATGGAAAAGGTTCCCCAAAAGAATATTTCAATGAAAAAAACAGCGGTGGTGGAACGAGGTGATTCCCTGGTCAAAGCCAGTAGTCCGGCACCATACACATCGGTTCCGAAAAAATGGAAAATTTCCTGGATCACCCTGGTTCAATACCTCTATCTTACGGGACTTGTCGTCTTTTTGATGAATTTCCTGATCCAGTTAGGCATACTTCTTTACAAGAAGTACCGCCTGCCCTATATCCTCGATGGAAAAATCCGCATTGTTGAACTCAGGGGAGACGAAGCCCCTTATTCCTTCATGGGTAGTATTTTTATTAATCCCGAAAAATACGATTGGGAAACCTACGAGCAGATCCTTGAACATGAAAAAATTCATGTACGGCAGGGACACAGCATTGATATAATCCTTGCCGAAATAATGGTCGTGGTGCAATGGTTCAACCCCTTTGCATGGTTTCACAGGAAAGCTCTGGCAGACAATCTCGAATACATCACCGATAAGCAAATGTTGCATAAAGGCACCAACAGGGAATCCTACCAGATGAACCTGCTTCGGGTAGCCGTACCGCAACATGCGCTTCACCTGACTAATAATTACAATCAATCCATTTTAAAAAAACGAATTTTTATGATGAACTCAAAGAAATCATCCTATCGGTCGAGTTGGAAATACTTATTTTTAATCCCATTATTCGGATTTTCAGTAGCTACCTTAAACGCCATAAAAACAGCTGAAACATCCAATCAACTTTCAGCAAAAATTCCACAAGCCGATGCCTTCCAATCCGTAGACCAGATCCCCGGATTGCACACAACACCAGAAAACAACCCGAAACCTGTAACGGCAAGATCCATTGCAGAGCAATACAACCTGAGCCTGGACCGCTTTTCCACTGGTCACTGGACAGCTAAGATCAAAAACACTGAAGTTTGTTTTACATTTAAAGCGCCCTCCGAGGATTTCAATGGAAACTGGAAAAAATCAACTTGCTTCAAGGCCAGTGAATTTACACCGAGCCTGACCAATACATTGAATTCCTTCAAACTGGAACGCGAGGCTGGATCCATCAGTTTCAAAGGAATATTTACCGGAAAAGAAGGAGAAGGCACTTATGCTTTTACCGAAAACGAAACCTTTAAGGCCTACCTGAAAGAGGAAGGGTACCTCGGTGACGATGAAGATTTCCTGTTCCATTGTTTTTTTGGCAACATCAACAAAGCCTACCTGGCCTATCTTAAAAAAGAGAAATTTGACTTTGATGGCGACGACCTCCTGGCGCTGGGTCATTTTGAAATGAAACAGGAGGTGCTGGAGAAAAACTATGAAACATTTTCCGGATTTGGTTTCAAAAAACCTACCCTTGAGGATCTGATGACCATCCAAATCCACGAGATAAAACCGGAATACGTCAAATCGTTGCAAAAACTCGGGCTCACTGACCTGGATTGGGAAGAGGTGGCCGCCCTTTCCATTCATGATGTAACCCCTGCTTATGTGAAAAGTCTGCAGGATGAGGGTTTCACTAACCTTTCGACTGAAGAGGTCGTTGCCTTCGCCATTCACGATGTAAAGCCCGAGGATATCAAAGCTTTTAAGAATATGGGATTCAGGGATATGACTCCTGAGGATATCGTCGCCGCCAGTATCCATGACGTCACGCCTGAATACCTCGCATCCTTTGAAAAAGAAGGTCTCGGTAAATTGTCGATGGAAGAAATCACCCAGTTTGCCATTCACGATGTAAAGCCCGAGGATATCAAAGCTTTTAAGAATATGGGATTCAGGGATATGACTCCCGAGGATATCGTCGCCGCCAGTATCCATGACGTCACGCCTGAATACCTCGCATCCTTTGAAAAAGAAGGTCTCGGTAAATTGTCGATGGAAGAAATCACCCAGTTTGCCATTCACGATGTAAAGCCCGAGGATATCAAAGCTTTTAAGAATATGGGATTCAGGGATATGACTCCCGAGGATATCGTCGCCGCCAGTATCCATGACGTCACGCCTGAATACCTCGCATCCTTTGAAAAAGAAGGTCTCGGTAAATTGTCGATGGAAGAAATCACCCAGTTTGCCATTCACGATGTGAAACCCGAAAATATCAAGGCTTTTCAGAATATGGGATTCAGGGATATGACTCCTGAGGATATCGTCGCCGCCAGTATCCATGACGTCACGCCTGAATACCTGGCATCCTTTGAAAAAGAAGGCCTTGGTAAATTGTCGATGGAAGAAATCACCCAGTTTGCCATTCACGATGTGAAACCCGAAAATATCAAGGCTTTTCAGAATATGGGATTCAGGGATATGACTCCTGAGGACATTGTCGCCGCAACCATATTTGACATTACCCCGGAATACCTGGCATCCTTTGAAAAAGAAGGCATGGGCAAAATGTCGATGGAGGAGATCACGCAATTTTCCATCCACGATGTCAAACCCTCGGATATCAAAAAATTCAAATCGCTGGGATTTAAAAATTTATCCGCCGAGGACATCATCATGGCCACCATTCACGATGTCACGCCTGAATATATCAGTTCCATAAAGGCTTTAGGGTTTAAAGAGGCCACAATGGAAGAGTTCGTTCAAGCCAAAATACACGATATCACGGCTGAATATATCAAGCAGAAGCAAACAGAAGGTAAAAAAGGATTGAGCCTTGAAAAATACATTGAACTCAAAATCCATCCAATGGATTAA
- a CDS encoding BlaI/MecI/CopY family transcriptional regulator: MQKLSKREEEIMQVLWQLEKAFVKEVVDLLPEPKPHYNTVSTVIRILEDKKFIGHKSFGKTYQYYPLIEKETYQNSAMGDMIRDYFDNSYKKMIAYFAKEEKISEDELDEILKMIKNKKS; encoded by the coding sequence ATGCAAAAATTATCGAAACGAGAAGAGGAGATCATGCAGGTTTTGTGGCAACTTGAAAAGGCTTTTGTCAAAGAGGTCGTTGATCTGCTTCCGGAGCCCAAGCCACATTACAATACGGTTTCGACCGTCATCAGAATCCTGGAGGACAAAAAATTCATTGGACACAAGAGTTTCGGCAAAACCTACCAGTACTACCCCTTGATCGAAAAAGAGACTTATCAGAACAGTGCCATGGGAGACATGATCAGGGACTATTTTGATAATTCCTATAAAAAGATGATAGCCTATTTTGCCAAAGAGGAGAAGATCAGTGAAGACGAACTGGATGAAATTCTCAAAATGATCAAAAACAAAAAATCATGA
- a CDS encoding SDR family NAD(P)-dependent oxidoreductase: MSSFDLNKVPSKKDSIAIVTGANIGLGYETTIGLAKKQIKVIMACRNKEKAENARKEILQKVPGADLGIILLDLGNLESVRNFASSFQEKYNRLDLLINNAGIMIPPFSKTTDGFESQIGVNYLGHFLLTGLLMPLLEKTASSRIVTLSSIAHRNGVINFDDLNSEKSYSKMTAYGQSKVACLMFAYEMQRRLEAKGSKVISVASHPGVSNTNLSQYAPAWFKVIGSLLLPFFMHAPEKAALPSLYAALGEDVKGGDYFGPTGFREMKGAPGKVSSSTYSSDKDIAKRLWDVSQELTGIKYL; the protein is encoded by the coding sequence ATGAGTTCATTTGATCTTAATAAAGTCCCCTCTAAAAAAGACAGTATCGCCATCGTTACCGGTGCTAATATTGGTTTGGGATATGAAACAACCATTGGACTGGCGAAAAAGCAAATCAAGGTAATCATGGCTTGCCGAAATAAGGAAAAAGCCGAAAACGCCCGTAAAGAAATTTTGCAAAAAGTGCCCGGTGCCGACCTTGGAATCATTTTACTCGATTTGGGTAACCTGGAATCAGTCAGAAATTTCGCCTCCTCCTTTCAGGAAAAATACAATCGGCTAGACTTATTAATCAACAATGCCGGAATCATGATTCCGCCATTTTCAAAAACAACGGATGGGTTTGAAAGCCAGATAGGGGTTAACTATTTAGGCCATTTTTTATTGACAGGGCTATTAATGCCTTTGCTTGAAAAAACAGCGTCCTCAAGAATCGTCACCCTCAGCAGCATTGCCCACAGGAATGGTGTCATCAATTTTGATGACCTGAACAGTGAAAAAAGCTATTCTAAAATGACCGCCTACGGCCAAAGTAAGGTAGCATGTCTTATGTTTGCTTATGAAATGCAAAGAAGGCTGGAAGCAAAAGGAAGCAAGGTGATCTCCGTGGCGTCACACCCTGGAGTTTCAAATACCAACCTCAGCCAATATGCCCCCGCATGGTTTAAAGTGATCGGTAGTTTATTGCTTCCGTTTTTTATGCATGCTCCCGAAAAAGCGGCACTCCCTTCTCTGTATGCTGCCCTTGGAGAAGATGTAAAAGGAGGCGATTATTTCGGTCCAACAGGGTTCAGAGAGATGAAGGGGGCTCCCGGAAAGGTGAGCTCAAGCACCTATTCGTCTGACAAAGATATCGCAAAAAGACTGTGGGATGTCTCACAGGAATTGACGGGCATTAAATACCTTTAA
- a CDS encoding site-2 protease family protein, which translates to MTTKKDKTKTVIEVIVFLGLLFLTFYLLQNIGYFVNEKPKTIQGRTIMLLGIFVMFFVSLGVHELGHLITGLVQGFQFQLFVVGPLGIKRETDGIKVYFNKNLGLYGGVAATSPVKDDPDNPLKFARLILAGPLSSLLFAILFMGLSLLSGSPSDIIFYAGGLMSLGIVLPPPYPPKQGCSFLTAKDTNG; encoded by the coding sequence ATGACCACGAAAAAGGATAAAACAAAAACTGTCATTGAGGTAATCGTATTCCTGGGATTATTGTTCCTCACTTTCTACCTGCTGCAAAACATCGGGTACTTTGTCAATGAAAAACCCAAAACGATTCAAGGCAGGACCATCATGTTGTTGGGGATATTTGTCATGTTTTTCGTGAGCCTGGGTGTTCATGAATTGGGCCATTTAATAACGGGATTGGTTCAGGGATTTCAATTTCAGTTGTTCGTTGTGGGCCCGTTGGGAATCAAAAGGGAAACAGACGGAATCAAGGTTTATTTTAATAAAAATTTGGGGTTATATGGAGGGGTAGCAGCCACTTCTCCTGTGAAAGACGATCCTGACAACCCTTTAAAATTTGCCCGGTTGATATTAGCCGGCCCGCTATCTTCCTTGCTTTTCGCCATTTTATTTATGGGTTTATCCCTGCTGTCAGGTTCTCCTTCTGACATTATTTTCTATGCTGGCGGGCTAATGTCTTTGGGAATAGTTTTGCCACCACCATACCCTCCAAAACAGGGATGTTCTTTTCTGACCGCAAAAGATACCAACGGCTGA
- a CDS encoding MBL fold metallo-hydrolase, with amino-acid sequence MWWLIGLVAISITPGLYIRLNPQFGGPLTRSRKRALEQSKQWNGKIFDNLHPIQMDVNLKTLPGLFRERFFKKNAREPEVPIPVTPFDAEAFSANSDKPKFVWYGHATLMLQINGKNLLIDPMFGPNASPIALSGIKRFSENTLDLIDDLPPIDAVLISHDHYDHLDYKSIKKLKGKVDTYFVALGVSRHLERWGVAAGQITEFDWWQDLDFKGIKITFTPSQHFSGRGLSDRFKSLWGGWVFQEEKHRIYWSGDGGYGDHFKTVTEKLGPFDWAFMECGQYYDLWHQLHLFPEESVQAAIDAQAKMAIPVHWGGFALAMHAWKEPVERFVTAADQKQLPVFTPEIGAVITMGQEPGTKRWYTNLK; translated from the coding sequence ATGTGGTGGCTCATCGGCCTCGTGGCTATTTCAATAACGCCAGGATTGTATATCAGGCTCAATCCACAGTTTGGAGGGCCCCTGACCCGCAGTCGAAAGCGTGCCCTGGAACAATCAAAACAGTGGAACGGTAAAATTTTTGACAACCTCCACCCCATTCAGATGGATGTCAATCTCAAAACCCTTCCCGGGCTGTTTCGGGAACGTTTTTTTAAAAAGAATGCTAGAGAACCGGAGGTTCCCATTCCCGTTACGCCTTTTGATGCCGAGGCATTTTCAGCCAACAGCGACAAACCCAAGTTCGTATGGTATGGCCATGCGACTTTAATGCTTCAGATCAATGGCAAAAACCTCCTGATCGACCCCATGTTTGGCCCCAATGCTTCGCCTATTGCCCTGTCAGGCATCAAACGTTTTAGTGAAAACACCCTCGACCTCATTGATGATTTGCCTCCTATTGATGCCGTGCTGATCTCCCACGATCATTATGATCACCTGGACTATAAAAGCATTAAAAAACTAAAAGGCAAGGTAGATACTTACTTTGTTGCCCTGGGTGTTTCCAGGCACCTGGAACGATGGGGGGTGGCCGCCGGTCAGATCACTGAATTCGATTGGTGGCAGGATTTGGATTTCAAAGGCATCAAAATCACCTTTACCCCCTCACAGCATTTTTCCGGCAGGGGATTATCAGACCGTTTCAAATCCCTTTGGGGTGGCTGGGTCTTCCAAGAGGAAAAACACAGGATTTACTGGAGTGGCGATGGAGGTTATGGGGATCATTTTAAAACGGTAACGGAAAAATTGGGGCCTTTCGACTGGGCTTTTATGGAATGTGGTCAGTATTATGATCTTTGGCATCAATTGCATTTATTTCCTGAAGAAAGTGTACAGGCGGCTATCGATGCACAAGCCAAAATGGCCATACCTGTCCATTGGGGTGGATTTGCGCTGGCCATGCATGCCTGGAAAGAACCCGTGGAAAGGTTTGTAACGGCAGCCGATCAAAAGCAGCTTCCTGTTTTTACCCCGGAAATTGGCGCCGTTATTACAATGGGACAGGAACCTGGAACAAAACGATGGTACACCAACTTAAAATGA